One Terriglobales bacterium genomic region harbors:
- a CDS encoding glycosyltransferase family 2 protein yields the protein MLSVAIITLNEEENLPRTLESVKDLVRDLGGEIIIVDSGSTDRTLDIARQYGAKIFSEEWKGFAGQKNSALEKAGGDWILSLDADEPLEPAAAEEIHALLTATPSVQGYWIPRKNFFLGRWIRHGGFYPDRKLRLIRRGAGLWIEHGAHPTIQVTGPTANLRHAMLHHAYPTLAGYIAHMNSYSTMQAKHLHQARRRGFDLVNIVLNPIATFVYNYVFRLGFLDGREGLLLHLYHSVYVSWKYAKAWELGRSVDE from the coding sequence GTGCTCTCGGTTGCCATCATCACGCTGAATGAGGAAGAAAACCTTCCGCGCACTCTGGAAAGCGTGAAGGACCTGGTGCGCGATCTCGGCGGCGAAATCATCATCGTTGATTCCGGTTCAACCGACCGCACTCTCGACATCGCGCGCCAGTACGGCGCAAAAATCTTTTCCGAGGAATGGAAGGGCTTCGCCGGACAAAAAAATTCCGCGCTGGAAAAAGCTGGCGGCGATTGGATTTTATCTCTGGATGCGGACGAGCCGCTGGAACCCGCTGCGGCAGAGGAAATTCACGCTCTGTTGACCGCCACTCCGTCGGTGCAGGGCTACTGGATTCCCCGCAAGAATTTCTTTCTCGGTCGCTGGATCCGTCATGGCGGCTTCTATCCCGACCGCAAGTTGCGCCTCATCCGACGCGGCGCGGGACTATGGATCGAGCACGGCGCTCATCCCACCATTCAGGTCACCGGCCCAACCGCCAATCTCCGCCACGCCATGCTCCACCACGCCTATCCCACGCTGGCCGGCTATATCGCGCACATGAACAGTTACTCCACCATGCAGGCCAAACACCTGCATCAAGCCCGCCGTCGCGGTTTCGATCTGGTCAACATCGTCCTCAACCCGATCGCCACGTTTGTCTACAACTATGTTTTCCGGCTGGGATTCCTCGATGGCCGCGAAGGCTTGCTGCTCCACCTCTACCACTCAGTGTACGTGAGCTGGAAATACGCCAAGGCGTGGGAACTTGGTCGCAGCGTTGACGAATAA
- a CDS encoding DUF5700 domain-containing putative Zn-dependent protease, whose product MLLLAAVACAFAADTSRRVQLRLDTSEADAVLAILARQNAGQSVATGDWERLFATEPYQRLKRREADMHRDFTDDDFKKFVLSDATLKRSAELRRTLAEWKQADLNAAAQRVLAYLPAESVIRAKVFPVIKPQSNSFVFDTETDPTIFLYLDPAEGQARFEIIVAHELHHIGLSSNSKAYDQAIASLPAGPRAAAEWMGAFGEGVAMLAAAGGPDIDPVATYTTELQAEWKRDMQNFNADLDRVQQFFLDASSGRLSSQDEVRGQAMKFFGSIGPWYSLGYRMAVLVEQRYGRAALIQCMLDFRKLPASYNRVAAEINARGKQHLALWSPELLKAVDAQPVPQAR is encoded by the coding sequence ATGCTTTTGCTGGCCGCTGTTGCCTGCGCTTTTGCTGCCGACACATCCAGGCGTGTCCAACTCCGATTGGACACCAGTGAAGCCGACGCCGTCCTCGCGATTCTTGCCAGACAGAATGCCGGCCAGTCCGTCGCCACCGGTGATTGGGAAAGACTGTTCGCTACCGAACCCTACCAGCGTCTCAAGCGACGCGAGGCCGACATGCATCGCGACTTCACCGACGACGATTTCAAGAAGTTCGTGTTGTCTGACGCAACCCTGAAGCGTTCGGCCGAACTGCGACGCACACTCGCAGAATGGAAACAGGCCGACCTGAACGCCGCCGCCCAGCGCGTGCTGGCCTACCTGCCCGCCGAGTCCGTCATTCGCGCGAAGGTTTTTCCCGTCATTAAACCGCAAAGCAACAGCTTCGTGTTTGATACGGAAACGGACCCAACCATCTTCCTTTATCTCGATCCCGCCGAGGGCCAGGCGCGTTTCGAAATTATCGTTGCCCACGAACTGCATCACATCGGCCTTTCCAGCAACAGCAAAGCTTATGACCAGGCCATCGCTTCCCTGCCTGCCGGACCCCGTGCCGCCGCCGAGTGGATGGGCGCGTTCGGAGAAGGGGTAGCCATGCTCGCCGCCGCCGGAGGTCCGGACATCGACCCTGTCGCAACCTATACGACGGAGTTGCAAGCGGAGTGGAAGCGCGACATGCAGAATTTCAATGCCGATCTGGATCGAGTTCAGCAGTTCTTCCTCGACGCATCTTCCGGCCGTCTTTCCAGCCAGGACGAAGTTCGCGGGCAGGCGATGAAATTTTTCGGAAGCATCGGCCCATGGTATTCACTGGGCTACCGGATGGCGGTCCTGGTCGAGCAACGCTACGGGCGCGCCGCCCTGATCCAGTGCATGCTGGATTTCCGCAAACTGCCGGCCTCGTATAACCGCGTTGCCGCAGAAATAAATGCGCGAGGTAAACAGCACCTCGCGCTCTGGTCCCCGGAATTGCTGAAAGCGGTCGACGCCCAGCCCGTCCCTCAAGCCCGTTAG
- a CDS encoding methylmalonyl-CoA mutase family protein: MADIKSTDKPVAESPITDIFEGRHPSDTEKKWAEGTLAKTLEKAPEKPIGAATGTNLDQHGRARYTTISNYPVRRLYTQADLPGDWKYDDYLGYPGQPPYTRGIHATGYRGKLFTMRQFSGFASPEETNERYKYLLASGGTGLSVAFDLPTLMGYDSDHPFSEGEVGKCGVAIDSLEDMEILFNGIDLENVTTSMTINSPASVLWAMYLVVAEKQKADWKKISGTIQNDILKEYIAQKEYIYPPAPSMRLVIDTFEFGSKFTPRFNTISISGYHIREAGSTALQELAFTIYDGVEYVEWALRRGLDVDEFGPRLSFFFNAHNDFFEELAKYRAARKIWYRLMKDRLHAKLDRTRLMRFHTQTAGVSLTAQQPMNNIARVAIQALAAVLGGTQSLHTDAYDEALALPTAEAARIALRTQQIIAYESGVTQTIDPLGGSFFLERLTLDMEKGAFDYFEKMDAMGGMVKAIERGYPQKEIAEASYQYQRAAENREKIIVGVNEFAIEEPSPEILYIDESVAQQQTEKLKKLRQRRSNDEVRRRLEALKRASAEEPRARPDASISEANTMPYIIDAVRAYATVGEICDALRDVYGTYEEASIT; encoded by the coding sequence ATGGCTGACATCAAGAGCACGGACAAACCTGTAGCCGAATCGCCGATCACCGACATTTTTGAAGGTCGTCATCCCTCCGATACCGAAAAGAAATGGGCCGAGGGCACGCTGGCGAAGACCCTGGAGAAGGCGCCGGAAAAGCCCATTGGCGCCGCTACGGGCACCAACCTCGACCAGCACGGCCGCGCCCGCTACACCACCATCTCCAACTATCCCGTGCGACGTCTCTATACCCAGGCCGACCTGCCAGGAGACTGGAAGTACGACGATTATCTTGGCTACCCGGGCCAGCCTCCCTACACCCGCGGCATTCACGCCACCGGATACCGCGGCAAGCTTTTCACCATGCGCCAGTTCTCCGGCTTCGCCTCCCCGGAGGAAACCAACGAGCGCTACAAGTACCTGCTCGCGAGCGGTGGCACCGGGTTGTCGGTCGCATTCGATCTTCCTACCCTGATGGGCTACGACAGCGATCATCCATTCAGCGAAGGCGAGGTCGGCAAGTGCGGCGTTGCCATTGATTCGCTCGAGGACATGGAGATCCTCTTCAACGGCATCGATCTTGAGAACGTCACTACCTCCATGACCATCAACTCGCCCGCCTCGGTGCTGTGGGCCATGTACCTGGTGGTTGCGGAAAAGCAGAAAGCGGATTGGAAGAAAATCTCCGGCACCATCCAGAACGACATCCTCAAGGAATACATCGCGCAGAAGGAATATATCTATCCGCCCGCGCCCAGCATGCGCCTGGTGATCGATACCTTCGAGTTCGGGTCCAAGTTCACGCCGCGCTTCAACACCATCTCCATTAGCGGTTACCACATTCGGGAAGCGGGCTCCACCGCGCTGCAGGAATTGGCCTTCACCATTTACGACGGCGTGGAATACGTCGAGTGGGCGCTCCGCCGCGGACTCGATGTCGATGAATTCGGCCCTCGCCTCAGCTTCTTCTTCAATGCCCACAACGATTTTTTCGAGGAGCTCGCCAAGTACCGCGCCGCGCGCAAGATCTGGTACCGCCTGATGAAGGACCGGCTGCACGCGAAGCTCGACCGCACTCGGCTGATGCGGTTCCATACGCAGACCGCAGGCGTCTCCCTCACCGCGCAGCAGCCGATGAACAACATCGCCCGTGTCGCCATCCAGGCGCTCGCCGCCGTGCTCGGCGGCACCCAGTCGCTGCATACCGACGCCTACGACGAAGCCCTGGCGCTACCTACCGCCGAAGCCGCGCGCATTGCGTTGCGGACGCAGCAAATCATCGCTTACGAGTCCGGGGTCACCCAGACCATTGATCCGCTCGGCGGCTCTTTTTTCCTCGAGCGCCTGACGCTGGACATGGAAAAAGGCGCTTTCGATTACTTCGAGAAAATGGACGCCATGGGCGGCATGGTCAAGGCCATCGAGCGCGGCTATCCGCAGAAAGAAATCGCCGAAGCCAGCTACCAGTATCAGCGTGCCGCGGAAAATCGAGAGAAGATCATCGTCGGTGTCAACGAGTTCGCTATCGAGGAACCTTCCCCGGAAATTCTCTATATTGATGAGTCGGTTGCCCAACAGCAAACGGAAAAGCTGAAGAAATTGCGCCAACGCCGCAGCAACGACGAAGTTCGCCGCCGCCTCGAGGCCCTGAAGCGCGCCTCCGCCGAGGAGCCTCGCGCCAGGCCCGACGCTTCCATCTCCGAGGCCAATACCATGCCTTACATCATCGACGCTGTCCGCGCCTATGCCACCGTCGGCGAAATCTGTGACGCCCTGCGCGACGTCTACGGCACCTACGAGGAAGCCAGCATTACGTAA
- a CDS encoding DNA-3-methyladenine glycosylase translates to MRRAIDHLKKSDPVMAELIARIGPFRLDRRPATFEAMVRAIVFQQLAGAAARTIYLRLQIACEKAVHGQDTERSLYGGFGITPESVLALTEEQMRSCGLSRQKLSYIRDLAAKTISREVDFESLPNMTDEEVIAHLTRVKGVGVWSAQMFLIFALGRLDVMPTVDLGINMAICRHYNKRKVPKPKQILKFSEKWKPYRSLACWYLWRSSDKPEAKSQPQRTPRNTKSRRAKAS, encoded by the coding sequence ATGCGCCGCGCCATCGATCACCTCAAGAAGTCCGATCCCGTCATGGCGGAACTCATTGCCCGGATCGGACCTTTTCGCCTCGACCGCCGTCCCGCAACCTTCGAAGCCATGGTCCGCGCCATCGTCTTCCAGCAATTGGCCGGCGCCGCCGCCCGCACCATCTACCTGCGCCTGCAAATCGCCTGCGAGAAGGCTGTCCACGGACAGGACACCGAGCGCTCTCTCTATGGCGGCTTCGGCATCACGCCGGAATCCGTCCTTGCGCTGACCGAGGAGCAGATGCGCTCCTGCGGTCTTTCCCGGCAAAAGCTCAGCTACATTCGCGATCTCGCCGCCAAGACCATTTCACGCGAAGTTGATTTCGAGAGCCTCCCCAACATGACCGACGAGGAGGTCATCGCGCACCTCACGCGCGTCAAAGGCGTCGGCGTCTGGTCGGCGCAAATGTTCCTCATCTTCGCCCTGGGCCGTCTCGACGTCATGCCCACCGTCGATCTCGGCATCAACATGGCCATCTGCCGCCACTACAACAAACGCAAGGTCCCCAAGCCGAAACAGATCCTGAAATTTTCAGAAAAGTGGAAGCCCTACCGCTCTTTAGCCTGCTGGTATTTATGGCGCTCTTCCGACAAACCGGAAGCAAAATCTCAGCCACAGCGAACACCTAGGAATACCAAGTCAAGACGCGCCAAGGCTTCTTGA
- a CDS encoding cobalamin B12-binding domain-containing protein, translating into MPAERKIRVLVAKPGLDGHDRGAKVIARALRDAGMEVIYTGLRQTPEMVVNAALQEDVDVIGLSILSGAHNAIVPRVMDLLKQNNMDDVLVLVGGIIPDQDVPALKQKGVAGIFQPGTAMDEIVQFIRQNIKPRGIPAST; encoded by the coding sequence ATGCCCGCCGAGCGCAAAATCCGTGTCCTGGTCGCCAAGCCTGGACTCGACGGCCACGACCGCGGCGCCAAGGTCATCGCCCGCGCTCTTCGCGATGCCGGCATGGAGGTCATTTACACCGGCCTCCGCCAAACGCCGGAAATGGTCGTCAACGCTGCCTTGCAGGAAGACGTTGACGTCATCGGCCTTTCCATTCTTTCCGGCGCCCATAACGCCATCGTGCCCCGCGTCATGGACCTGCTGAAGCAGAACAACATGGACGACGTCCTGGTGCTGGTCGGCGGCATCATCCCCGACCAGGACGTTCCCGCGCTGAAGCAAAAAGGCGTTGCCGGTATCTTTCAGCCCGGCACCGCTATGGACGAGATCGTCCAGTTCATCCGCCAGAACATCAAACCGCGCGGCATCCCCGCCAGCACCTAG
- a CDS encoding enoyl-CoA hydratase/isomerase family protein, with protein sequence MSETHYNLDERDSATVLRIISPDSTNRLTRACVLALTGAVRDLARDPRPLVITGNHKFFSAGADLEEIVALTGPAAYEFSHMGQALMNEIECFPAPIIAAVSGYCMGGGLDLALACHRRIASPHAVFGHRGAALGLITGWGGTQRLPRLVGKTRALQMMIEAEKIHAREALRIGLVNAIEDDPVSAAIEQLGAKS encoded by the coding sequence ATGTCGGAAACTCACTACAACCTCGACGAGCGGGACAGCGCTACCGTCCTTCGCATCATTTCCCCCGATTCCACCAATCGCCTTACCCGCGCCTGCGTCCTCGCGCTCACTGGCGCCGTGCGAGACCTCGCTCGCGATCCGCGCCCCTTGGTCATCACCGGCAATCACAAGTTCTTTTCCGCCGGCGCCGATCTCGAAGAGATCGTCGCCCTCACCGGCCCTGCGGCCTACGAGTTTTCCCACATGGGACAAGCGCTGATGAACGAAATCGAATGCTTCCCCGCCCCCATCATCGCCGCCGTCTCCGGCTACTGCATGGGAGGCGGGCTGGACCTGGCGCTAGCCTGCCATAGGCGCATCGCTTCGCCTCATGCCGTTTTCGGACATCGTGGCGCCGCGCTGGGATTGATTACCGGCTGGGGTGGAACGCAGCGCTTGCCGCGCCTGGTCGGAAAAACGCGCGCCCTGCAGATGATGATCGAAGCCGAGAAGATCCACGCCCGCGAGGCCCTTCGCATCGGCTTGGTGAACGCAATCGAAGACGATCCGGTCAGTGCGGCGATCGAGCAGCTAGGGGCTAAGAGCTAG
- a CDS encoding O-methyltransferase, translated as MNKTKRPSWAMGGVTGEAVDNYIYSLLPESDPVLRKMEEEAAKRDIPIVGPAVGRLLYMLARLSGARRVFEMGSAIGYSTIWWALGVGEEGHVVYTDGDSNRAMEAYKNFEQAGVEKRIEIKVGDALEILSEQNLEPFDIIFNDVDKEDYPKVFRLAVPRIRRGGLFVTDNVLWSGRVADPANKEREESTRAILEFNRLLYGSKELFPTILPLRDGVAVALKQ; from the coding sequence ATGAATAAGACAAAGCGGCCGTCGTGGGCGATGGGCGGAGTCACCGGCGAAGCCGTGGACAACTATATCTATTCGTTGCTGCCGGAAAGCGATCCGGTGCTGCGCAAGATGGAAGAAGAAGCGGCGAAGCGCGACATCCCGATTGTAGGACCGGCCGTGGGCCGGTTGCTGTACATGCTGGCGCGGTTAAGCGGGGCGCGCCGCGTGTTCGAGATGGGCTCCGCGATCGGGTATTCGACAATCTGGTGGGCGCTCGGAGTGGGTGAAGAAGGGCACGTGGTGTACACCGATGGCGACTCCAATCGCGCCATGGAGGCATACAAGAATTTCGAGCAAGCCGGGGTGGAGAAGCGGATCGAAATCAAGGTTGGCGACGCGCTGGAGATTCTGTCGGAACAGAACCTGGAACCGTTCGACATCATCTTTAACGACGTCGACAAGGAGGACTACCCCAAGGTGTTCCGGCTGGCTGTGCCGCGGATACGCCGGGGAGGCTTGTTCGTGACCGACAATGTGCTGTGGAGCGGGCGTGTGGCCGATCCCGCCAATAAAGAGAGGGAGGAGTCGACGCGGGCGATTTTGGAGTTCAACAGGTTGCTGTACGGATCCAAGGAACTGTTTCCAACGATCCTGCCGCTGCGGGATGGAGTGGCAGTGGCGTTGAAGCAGTAG
- a CDS encoding metal-dependent hydrolase, producing MDLKGAKLTWLGHATFRLESGGSTILIDPWVMGNPSCPDSEKKIKKVDALLCTHGHMDHIGDAVSIAKQHNPKVVGIFELALWMQKKGAQHVLPMNKGGTQEVAGVKVTMVQAQHSCGIQEDDGTIIYGGEACGYVIELDSGLKLYHAGDTNVFGDMRIIHELYHPEIVMLPIGDLYTMSPREAAYACQLLRPKTVIPMHFGTFPALTGTASQFKKLTSEAAWDVLEMKPGQTIG from the coding sequence ATGGACTTGAAAGGCGCAAAGCTGACGTGGTTGGGACATGCAACGTTCCGGCTGGAGAGCGGAGGGAGCACCATCCTGATCGATCCCTGGGTGATGGGAAATCCGTCATGCCCGGACAGTGAAAAGAAGATTAAGAAAGTGGACGCGCTGCTGTGCACGCACGGCCACATGGACCATATCGGGGACGCGGTGTCGATCGCAAAGCAGCACAACCCGAAGGTGGTGGGCATATTCGAGCTGGCGCTGTGGATGCAGAAGAAGGGCGCCCAGCATGTCTTGCCAATGAACAAGGGAGGAACGCAGGAGGTGGCGGGAGTGAAGGTCACGATGGTGCAGGCGCAGCACTCGTGCGGCATCCAGGAAGATGACGGAACCATCATTTACGGCGGCGAGGCCTGCGGATACGTCATCGAACTGGACAGCGGGCTGAAGCTATATCACGCGGGGGACACGAACGTGTTCGGCGACATGCGCATCATTCATGAACTGTATCACCCGGAAATCGTGATGCTGCCGATCGGAGACCTTTACACCATGTCGCCTCGAGAGGCGGCCTATGCGTGCCAATTGCTGCGGCCGAAGACGGTGATCCCGATGCACTTCGGAACCTTTCCGGCGCTGACAGGAACGGCGTCGCAGTTCAAGAAGTTGACTTCGGAGGCCGCCTGGGATGTGTTGGAGATGAAACCCGGGCAGACGATCGGGTGA
- the hpt gene encoding hypoxanthine phosphoribosyltransferase has product MPTPTAVTPQLRTLFTRDQIARRVSEMAAEITRDFAGQSIIFVGVLKGASIFLGDIARQVKLDATFDFISVASYGAGTRTSGEVKMNKDVDSSMADKNVIIVEDILDTGLTMGYLRKLFLAHQPRSLKVAVLLDKACRRIEPVQADYVGFVIPDEFVVGYGMDYGERYRNLPDICVLPPELQ; this is encoded by the coding sequence ATGCCCACGCCCACTGCCGTGACTCCACAGCTGAGAACGCTCTTCACCCGGGACCAGATCGCGCGCCGCGTCAGCGAAATGGCGGCGGAGATCACCCGCGACTTCGCCGGCCAGTCCATCATCTTCGTCGGCGTTCTCAAAGGCGCCTCGATTTTCCTGGGCGACATTGCCCGCCAAGTCAAGCTGGACGCGACCTTCGACTTCATCAGCGTCGCCAGCTACGGCGCCGGCACCCGCACCAGCGGTGAAGTCAAGATGAATAAGGACGTGGATTCTTCCATGGCCGACAAGAACGTCATCATCGTCGAAGACATCCTCGACACCGGACTCACCATGGGATACCTGCGCAAGCTTTTCCTCGCCCATCAGCCGCGCAGTCTGAAGGTGGCCGTGCTGCTCGACAAAGCTTGCCGCCGCATCGAGCCCGTCCAGGCCGATTACGTGGGCTTTGTCATTCCGGATGAATTCGTGGTGGGATACGGCATGGATTACGGCGAACGTTATCGCAACCTGCCCGACATCTGCGTTCTGCCGCCGGAATTGCAGTAA
- a CDS encoding GAF domain-containing protein, translating to MEATSAKPEFEEGSQAEQDRRALQSMVEYLCTTTRADRCVATLNAGSPGALRASAGLAIQGRSAEDPIAILREQCLQSAKLIDCEDVISDKRLNAEACRGSGIGAFVAAPVTLNSQPRGVVEMHSAQAFNFMEYEIEVLQRVADAIGALICK from the coding sequence ATGGAAGCAACCAGCGCCAAGCCTGAGTTCGAAGAAGGCTCACAGGCTGAGCAAGACCGCAGGGCATTGCAGTCGATGGTGGAGTACCTTTGCACCACGACGCGCGCCGACCGATGTGTCGCCACCCTGAACGCCGGCAGCCCGGGCGCCCTGCGTGCCAGCGCCGGGCTGGCAATCCAAGGTCGCAGCGCGGAAGATCCAATTGCGATCCTGCGGGAACAATGCCTGCAATCCGCCAAACTCATCGATTGCGAGGATGTGATTTCCGACAAGCGCCTCAATGCAGAGGCCTGCCGTGGGAGCGGAATCGGCGCCTTCGTGGCCGCCCCAGTGACGCTGAACTCGCAGCCGCGGGGCGTAGTGGAAATGCATTCGGCGCAAGCCTTCAACTTCATGGAATACGAAATCGAAGTACTGCAACGCGTGGCAGACGCGATTGGCGCCCTGATCTGTAAGTAA
- the tatC gene encoding twin-arginine translocase subunit TatC, which yields MSDFNPAAARRAVSEKMASMSFLNHLEELRRRIIWSLLFVAAGFFACWYYAERIYGYMQAPIMEALRNHHLAERLVYLNPTEPFNMYLKVAFIAGVFVASPAVLYQVWAFVAPGLYRHEKRYVLPFMFSSVGLFIGGGLFGYKMVYPAALDFLIGYGAQFQPMITIGEYTDLFLTIIIGLGIIFEMPILVFFLALMGVVSAGWMWRNLRYSILVIFIIAAIVTPTTDILNMCLFAAPMVALYVASIFIAWLVSPKRRRSRREAEQASTPAE from the coding sequence ATGTCTGATTTCAATCCCGCCGCGGCACGGCGAGCCGTTTCCGAAAAAATGGCGAGCATGAGCTTCCTCAATCACCTGGAGGAACTGCGGCGGAGAATCATCTGGTCATTGCTGTTCGTGGCGGCCGGTTTCTTTGCCTGCTGGTACTACGCGGAGCGGATTTACGGTTATATGCAGGCGCCGATCATGGAGGCGCTGCGCAACCACCACCTCGCCGAGCGGCTGGTGTACCTGAACCCGACCGAACCGTTCAACATGTACCTGAAGGTGGCGTTCATCGCGGGAGTATTCGTGGCCTCGCCGGCCGTGCTCTACCAGGTGTGGGCGTTCGTCGCGCCTGGCCTCTACCGCCACGAGAAGCGCTACGTGCTGCCCTTCATGTTTTCCTCGGTAGGGCTGTTCATCGGCGGCGGGCTGTTCGGATACAAGATGGTGTACCCGGCGGCGCTGGATTTCCTGATCGGTTACGGCGCGCAATTCCAGCCCATGATCACGATCGGGGAATATACCGACCTGTTCCTGACCATCATCATCGGGCTGGGCATTATCTTCGAAATGCCGATCCTGGTGTTCTTCCTGGCGCTGATGGGAGTGGTAAGCGCGGGATGGATGTGGCGCAACTTGCGCTATTCGATCCTGGTCATTTTCATCATTGCGGCGATCGTCACACCGACCACCGATATCCTGAATATGTGCCTGTTCGCGGCCCCGATGGTGGCGCTGTACGTGGCGAGCATTTTCATCGCCTGGCTGGTGAGCCCGAAGCGGCGACGCTCGCGCCGTGAAGCGGAACAGGCCAGTACGCCGGCAGAGTAA
- a CDS encoding TatA/E family twin arginine-targeting protein translocase produces MNLGLPEMIFIFLLALIIFGPKKLPEIGKQIGKAMNEFKRASNEFKSQIEGEIRNLELEEATKREATPQILPPQESVPNSSASNALAVTVQDRARTEQAEVALGGERAPTDAEHPGQAKAADV; encoded by the coding sequence ATGAACCTCGGCCTTCCCGAAATGATTTTTATCTTCTTGCTGGCCCTGATTATCTTCGGGCCCAAGAAGCTGCCTGAAATCGGCAAGCAGATCGGGAAAGCGATGAACGAGTTCAAGCGCGCCAGCAACGAGTTCAAGTCGCAGATCGAAGGCGAGATCCGCAACCTGGAGCTGGAAGAAGCCACCAAGCGCGAGGCGACGCCGCAGATCCTACCGCCACAAGAAAGTGTACCGAATTCCAGCGCAAGCAACGCGTTGGCGGTGACCGTGCAAGATCGCGCGCGCACGGAGCAGGCGGAAGTCGCGCTTGGGGGCGAGCGCGCTCCAACCGACGCGGAGCATCCTGGACAGGCCAAGGCAGCCGATGTCTGA
- a CDS encoding S41 family peptidase: protein MLRGARRSILLVVLVILTCGFMGALFGQRAASSQPASDSDVRDSLRAFSQVYDVVEQNYAEPVNADKAIFNGAIPGMLRVLDPHSNFFDPKSYSLLREEQRGKYYGVGMSVGPRNNKVIVLMPFVGTPAYKVGIHPGDVIAAVDGKPTDNLSTSEVADMLKGPKGTQVRITILREGAPKPMEFTVTRDEIPRYSVDLHFLIRPGVGYLHVTGFQETTEKEVSDALAQFGDLKGLVLDLRQNPGGLLSEGVGVADKFLPKGAVIVSHHGRSSPEKIYRASHGNGGRNYPIVVLVNKGTASAAEIVAGAIQDHDRGLVIGENTFGKGLVQTVYPLSENTGLALTTAKYYTPSGRLIQRDYSSVSLYDYYYNREPSDPNNGGREVKMTDGGRPVYGGGGITPDVKVPAIKTTHFQDTLLQHYAFFNFAKHYLINRHIPKNYEVDDQAMMDFRNFLTDQKIPWSEADMAPVSDWLRASIKSEMFIDEFGQIEGLKVRAEADPLVQKGLELLPKAKELADNARRTIADRNSARANAPSN from the coding sequence ATGCTCCGTGGTGCTCGCCGCTCCATTCTGCTGGTCGTTCTGGTCATTCTGACTTGTGGTTTCATGGGCGCCCTGTTCGGTCAGCGCGCTGCCAGTTCCCAGCCGGCCTCCGATTCCGACGTCCGCGACAGCCTGCGCGCCTTTTCCCAGGTTTATGACGTCGTCGAGCAGAACTATGCCGAGCCGGTCAATGCCGATAAAGCCATCTTCAATGGCGCCATTCCCGGTATGCTGCGCGTGCTCGATCCTCACTCCAACTTCTTCGATCCCAAGTCTTACTCCTTGCTCCGGGAAGAGCAGCGCGGCAAGTATTACGGCGTCGGCATGTCGGTTGGCCCGCGCAACAACAAGGTTATCGTGCTTATGCCCTTCGTGGGCACTCCCGCGTACAAGGTCGGCATCCATCCCGGTGACGTGATCGCTGCCGTCGACGGCAAGCCCACCGACAATCTCAGCACCAGCGAAGTCGCCGACATGCTGAAGGGACCGAAGGGCACCCAGGTGCGCATCACCATCCTGCGTGAAGGCGCTCCCAAGCCCATGGAATTCACCGTCACCCGCGACGAGATTCCCCGCTACAGCGTGGATCTCCATTTCCTCATCCGTCCGGGCGTCGGATATCTCCATGTCACCGGCTTCCAGGAGACCACCGAAAAAGAAGTGAGTGATGCCCTGGCGCAGTTCGGCGATCTCAAGGGCCTGGTTCTCGACCTCCGTCAGAACCCCGGCGGTCTGCTCAGCGAAGGCGTCGGCGTGGCCGACAAGTTCCTGCCAAAGGGCGCCGTCATCGTTTCGCACCATGGCCGCTCATCGCCGGAAAAGATCTATCGCGCCAGCCATGGCAACGGCGGCCGTAATTACCCCATCGTCGTGCTGGTCAACAAGGGCACCGCTTCGGCCGCGGAAATCGTAGCCGGCGCCATCCAGGACCACGACCGCGGCCTGGTCATCGGTGAGAACACGTTCGGCAAAGGTCTGGTGCAAACGGTTTATCCGCTCTCGGAGAACACCGGCCTCGCTCTCACTACCGCCAAGTATTACACCCCGAGCGGACGCCTCATCCAGCGCGACTACAGCAGCGTCTCGCTCTATGACTACTACTACAACCGCGAACCCTCTGATCCCAACAACGGCGGCCGCGAGGTCAAGATGACCGACGGCGGTCGTCCCGTCTACGGCGGCGGCGGCATTACCCCCGACGTGAAAGTCCCGGCCATCAAGACCACCCATTTCCAGGACACGCTGCTCCAGCACTACGCATTCTTCAATTTCGCCAAGCACTACCTCATCAACCGGCATATCCCGAAGAATTACGAGGTGGATGACCAGGCCATGATGGACTTTCGCAACTTCCTCACTGACCAGAAGATTCCGTGGTCGGAAGCGGATATGGCGCCGGTCAGCGATTGGCTCCGCGCCAGCATCAAGAGCGAAATGTTCATCGACGAGTTTGGCCAGATCGAAGGGCTGAAGGTTCGCGCCGAAGCCGATCCCCTGGTGCAGAAAGGGCTGGAACTGCTGCCCAAGGCCAAGGAACTCGCTGACAATGCGCGCCGGACGATCGCCGATCGAAATAGCGCGCGCGCCAACGCACCTTCGAACTAA